The following are encoded in a window of Terriglobia bacterium genomic DNA:
- a CDS encoding PD-(D/E)XK nuclease family protein, with product MNSGTSEVSLTISGVSERDVDLLLLEEFIASPGFVRWFMKRLALKDGVNHKVISAHRSVTQSIGESDIEVVLSNSEGHTHYLLIENKIGASLQPRQADRYHERARTYQEQGRCKGFTTVLVAPKNYFGSGPRRTKGFDAAISYEEIAAWFAAQKSLGRRLRYKQYLLESAIKKAVHGYQPVEDAPVSGFWHSYWLLSLREAPELEMLEPRGKPSSAGFIYFRPGVLRRGVCIVHKLPRGHLDLQFAGKAGRLASLRSKLGASMLPGMTIERAAKSAVIRQKVPVFNTARDFQRQEADVVYCLRLARDLLRWYLKLQK from the coding sequence ATGAACTCTGGAACCAGTGAAGTTTCGTTGACGATTTCGGGTGTCTCAGAGCGAGACGTCGATCTCCTCCTCCTTGAAGAATTTATAGCCTCCCCTGGTTTCGTCCGCTGGTTCATGAAGCGGCTCGCCTTGAAGGACGGTGTGAACCACAAGGTTATTTCTGCCCACCGCTCTGTCACGCAGTCGATCGGGGAGTCAGACATCGAGGTTGTTCTTTCAAATTCGGAGGGGCATACACACTATCTGCTGATCGAGAACAAGATCGGAGCCTCGCTTCAGCCGCGGCAAGCCGATCGATACCACGAACGCGCTCGCACGTACCAGGAGCAGGGTCGCTGCAAGGGTTTCACGACCGTACTGGTGGCACCCAAAAATTACTTCGGCAGTGGCCCGCGACGCACTAAGGGCTTTGATGCCGCGATAAGCTACGAAGAGATCGCCGCGTGGTTTGCAGCCCAGAAGTCCCTGGGGCGGCGGTTGAGGTATAAACAATATCTTCTCGAGTCTGCCATCAAGAAGGCTGTTCATGGGTACCAACCTGTCGAAGATGCACCGGTCAGCGGGTTCTGGCATTCCTATTGGCTCCTGTCGCTGCGCGAGGCGCCGGAGCTTGAGATGCTGGAGCCTCGGGGGAAACCTTCCAGTGCAGGCTTCATCTACTTTCGGCCGGGAGTCCTACGTCGAGGAGTGTGTATCGTGCATAAACTCCCCCGTGGACACCTTGATCTGCAGTTCGCTGGTAAGGCAGGAAGGTTAGCATCACTGCGGTCCAAGCTGGGCGCGTCGATGCTTCCCGGAATGACGATTGAGCGCGCGGCCAAGTCGGCTGTGATTCGCCAGAAGGTACCAGTCTTCAACACGGCGCGAGATTTTCAGAGGCAAGAAGCGGACGTTGTGTA